In Sebastes fasciatus isolate fSebFas1 chromosome 8, fSebFas1.pri, whole genome shotgun sequence, the DNA window TTTTGTTGTCTCCTCACTTGTGTCACATTACActgaaatgtaattaaaaaaatgaccaaGAGGCATTTGAAGTAGTTGGCAGAGAAATAGTTGCTTTCACCACTTCAGCTCTCTTGGCAGAGAAGACACAGCCGAGTGTGACACtttaaaacacaccaaaacaatAATGGCAAGTCGAATGTGTGTGACAATTAATTGCAGTCCAACTCTACAAACATATGTACACGTTTTGCTACGATCTTTTGCTACGTTCAGACAGCTCGTTGTTCAAAAAATCGCTTGTTATCAAAGAAAGGCACATTAAGAAGCTGCGTggatttgctttgattaaaacacGGTCATGACTACATGAACACTGTACAACTACTGCAGGCCTCTGTCTACACACAGCATGTTAAATAGAAACTATCACATCAACCACAAATAATGTACAACTACAAGAAAACtcacacatatttacataccAGAGTCCTGTAATAAAGCCTACAGAATTAACATTGAACCTGGACAAATGGAAGTGATTCTCTTATCTAGCTGAGgttgatgggggggggggggggggggggaaggagAAGGATGGAGGTGGGAAGAGATCACAGGCCTGGCGTGTATAACCAAATTTCACAGCCACACTGCCTATTCTCAGTTGACCGGATAGCATATATTTAGCCTGTAAACATCCACATGCGTCCACATGATCCTCTTGACATAGAGAGACTCAAGTATACTGTCTTACATAAGAGAGCATAGCCTATAAACACAAGGAGCCAAAGAGGGAATTTGGTTTTTAGTTCAGCTGGTGTGTGCTTTAGATTTTTGAATTTCCTCTCCAGGCagctttttaaattaattttttgtttCATAGAAGACTTGTTTGAGTTGTGTAATCCACCACATAGACTTCCGGCATTGTTCGAAAAACATAAAGTATGCATGATTTGTTGTAAATGGACTAAAACGTGGGCATAACGTAgttgtttaaaggaatagttgggaaatatactttacactttcttgccaagagttagatgagaaaatgcTCATCGATAGTGCTATCAATCTCCTAATGATTCCAACTCTCTCCTAGAAAGCGAATAATCATAGTctcaaaaatgttgaactattcctttgcGATAACTGCAGATTTGTTTGGAGAGAGCAATCTGTGTTGATTGTACAGTTcacacagagtgtgtgtgtgtgtgtgtgtgtgtgtgtgtgtgtgtgtgtacactgtatgtgtgtgagtaagAGCACTGGCGCTGCATGATGGATGCATGCCCGAAACATTCGCCTGCCATTCCCTCTCTTGACACCCCACTCTGATTCCACCAATCAGGAAACCCTACGAGATTCCACACAACCTTTTTTTAAGGCTGTGGTCTCACGTAACACAACACTGCTGtgcttgtgtgtctgtgcgtgttcACGTACGTGTTGTGTGTGCACAGATAAGCAAACTCAGCTGCTTTCACCTCTCGGTTTGCTCTCTCGGAGCCAACGTTTCCCACAGCCAAGGGGTCAGTGTCAAGGCTGTGTGAAAAAGCATTGACACTACTGCGGCAGTATGTGGGATAACATTTATAATGGTTACCAAATGGCCATGAGGAAAAAACAATTTGACAGATTGTCAGCTCATCAGAAATCCTACTGTTCCCACTGGCCGTGTGGTCTTAGTCTTATCAGAATGTTATGAAAGGTCGAGCATGCTATGTAactgcaaataaataaagaaaaaatagtgGTCGATCAGGCCAGCAGAACTGGTTTGAGCACCATATAGtggaaatgatttttttttaacaggatCTATTTCCCGGGTCCctggatggatgatggttgacaTGTGATCTGAAGGCTGTACAGTCTTTTCGGGGCTGGGTACAGGAGGGGTAGAGGTCAAGGGTCAAGCTTAGATGACCTCCCTGCTGTTGCGAATGGCACAACAGAGCACCATACTGAAGATCATCCCAATGATCTGTTGAGAGGTAAACAGAATTTTAATAAAAGCCATTCTCACTCAtgatgggcctcatgcaagcaAACGCTCCTAGCTTCAGATAACTGTGTAATTAACCCGCgtaaacatgatgaatgccACTTGTGCGAGAAGTGTAAATTAGCATAATTAACGCCCTTATGATAAGGCTACACGTCCTGGCCTATTCATCTGTCTCTGCCAATATATCAGGTCGCTGTCTAAAGACACGCTCTCTTCCAAGAGCCTGATGCAAATCCAAAAGAAGTAGGTCAGCCATGACGTGCCTGGTTAAACTTCCTGTTGAACTTATTATATACAGAGTCAAATTCAACTTCAATTAGTGCGTAATTTAAGTCATTTTGCAGTTTGTGATGTTCATATTGATATTGTAGtgttatatacaatatacaatagcATCGATGCCAATATAAATCAATGATGATATCGTTAGGCACAAATACATCtagaattatattataattcaaaTTGCAGAGTCAAACAGGACAATGTCAACACAATTATTAAGTGTAATTTATGTAGGAAAATTGTTTCAAAGTGATGAAATATACAGTCCATTAGGTTTGGATAACAGCAGACTAATTGGACATGACTCCTCCAACAGGTCTCGACCACTCGTAAATTGTGTTAATACATCAGAGAAAATTCAAAATACGATAAAATTGGTGACTGCGACAAGTTTTTCTAAATCACTCATACAAGCCACTTAAGAATGAATGTGTTTGAACGAGTgattcttgcatgaggcccaatgtgtgtgtattcttgtgtgtttttaagtCATCTCAGATCCAGACTCACCATGACTCCAGCAATGCCGATGCCCACGTATCCAATGATGTAGAGTTTACTGTTGAAGAACTCCTTGATGCCCGTCTCACAGTCCTGCAGACCAAAGATAAGAGGAGTCAAGCAGGGTCAAGTTCTGGCGAACCAGGATGATTTGTACTCTACGCCAACATGACTCATTCATTAGACAACAAAGGGGCAGAATTTAATTTCCGCCCTGCGTCTGGAGCTGGTGACAGATCTTACCTTAGTATCTGCTGGAGGATCAGGGCAGGGGCTTTCTATGGTTCCACAACAGTTCAGCTGGAAAAGGCAAGAAAAATACGATATGATGGGAGTATGTTTAAGCACTtttaatatgcattttttttcttgcattaaGGTTAtcctaaatattatattattttacttaCTACGTTCTGGTATGAGATGATCAATGTGCcgttgttgttttcattgtaGGTTGTTGTGTAGAAGGTTTGAACGTCTTTGATAATCTGTGTGAGAGGGGACAGTGAATGATaggatgtaactaagtacatttactcaagtactgtactcaagtacaatcatgaggtacttgtactttacttgagtatttacatgtaactttatactttttactccactacatttatttaacagcatTAGTAacaaagtgatgaacacatgcaTCACTatttataattcaataatataatatatattatgccaaaatgggccattctgcattatgagtacttttaattttgatactttaagtactgtatattttgatgctaatatgtttgtacttttacttaagtaagactttgaatgcaggacttttacttaagtaaaatgtcttgatacttcttccaccactggtgaaTGATGTGGTTTCATTACAATTCATCAAACTCACTGCACTACTCAAGTTGTACAATATCAAATGTACCTTTTCTTTGTTTAAGAATCCAAACACCCCTGCTGCCACCTCCGCACCGAAGATGATCAACAGACAGGCGAAGAACTGAAGAAACAATAAAGAGGTGAAATACTTTATATGTCTGCTTAAAGGTATCCAGCCTAAAATCTTAAGACAAAAGCCTTTcagttcagacttttttcttgtgCTTATTTGTACTCACTGAACCCAGCAGGCACTGAGATTCCCGAACAGCTCCACAGCAACCAAAGAAACCGACCAGCATCACCAGACTGCCAGCACCGATCAGGATGTAGACACCTGGAGGAACAGCGATGCAGTGATGCAATGGTAAACAAAAATGCAGGTAAAAAAAGATAACCTTCAGAATACCTTTTCATTTGATACACTCAACAACATTTCTGTTAACATGCTCAGCATTTCACAGCTAGCTCATCTGGAAATTTTAATTTACAGAAGCACCAGCAGGAGGCAGCATAGAGCTAGAAATGTAAATTGAAACAGTCGCTATCTAGATTGCCAAGCAGAGGACATTTCAGACTGTACTAAGTCTGTGGTCGCTGCTTAGATCCTTTTTTAGGAGTGGACCcactcattgtgcctttaattGAGCTCTCATATGAGATGCCTTGTGAATAGCCTTGTTGCTAAGAGCCTGATTTAGGGGGAGCTCAAAGTGGAACCTCCTTAGATGCCCTGATCTCCCATTAACCCTCTCATTAGGAAAGGTACAGCATGGACAGGTCTGCAGGGAGGAATTCAACAACAGAGTGCTTCCACCACTCGTACAGGTGGGGTCTGTTGCCAGGCGACAGCTCTGCTGAGGATGGGGTGAGAGAGGCCGTCTCAGCCCCCAGGTGATGCGGGATCAGGTGGGAACCAGAGAGGAAGACAGTTCATGATCCCCATGTGTCAACAAAAAGACTTGATGTGATACAATAATTGAGTCGGGTGTGTAGTTTCTTTTGTTGTTAGGAAGGAGAGTTTAGTTGCCGCCTTAAAGGTGCAGACAGCGATTCTAATCCGATACACTTTTTTTggtcaaatatataaatagtatAAAGAGAAAAGGCAGTGGGAGTGAGAGGGATGGTAAATCTGGAGGGTGGTATTTGTTTAAGTGTTGAGTTCAACAATTTTTTTCTAGAAAGATTTCGCCTTTAAGGTATCAAACGATCAGTTAGCATGCTTATCAGCTTTTTGAATTTATCGCCGCCGGTGACAAGTGATGATGCTGCATTCATAGACTGAAAGAGACGCTGTTTCTCTACATTGGTTTTTCCCTTTTAGCTCGTAGCCTGAAgttgtttgtcattttcttATATTACGTCATTTCAAAAGTACAAAGAAAGGGGAAGTTTTGTGTGGGCTTGACGCCATGGGAATGGGGCATAGCAACTGTTGAGCGCTCTCACTGTCAAAGCCATGTGTAGCACTATACCCGACTTCAAGATGCCACCCATCCTCGGTCGAAACACATGAGTCTTAGTTAGAAGGGTATAGTCCTACACGAGACAGCTAAAcaccacacctctctctctcttcctcttcatttcATTTGACGTcccattttgtttttccttcaatTCTTTGCCATGGATCCCCATCTGTTTCTATGATTGCCCTCTTCcaattgccttttttttaactgtCCCAGCACTCAGtgtctcctccccctcctcctccatctctctttccaTCTCGGCAGGATGGCCGATTGAAAGGTGGTTAGGAGCACTGTGGTTTCCCTCGTGCATTTATGCTCTATGTGCAGCAGTCATTTCCTGTTATTCTCACTCATCTCCAGCGTGAAAGAAACAGGCACACCCCTAATAATCAAAAAAGCATGAGAGAATGTTGTGTTCGGACATTCaaccacgccaaagggagttgcACTGAAACGTGTCAATAAAGAATTTTAAAGCCCCTCTATAGACTGAGAATGACGGAGTAGAGAGGAACATGACATTTTGATATGTGTATGGCACTAATTAACTACTATGAATTAtgttatattactttttttgctTAATTCATGGTTTGGTTTGAAAAGATACGATGGTGTCATGATGTGATACGTTTCAATGCTGGAAAAATGAGGACAATGCgtcataaatttacattttCCATTCCTAAAATCAGTCAGCTTTAAAGTCTAAATGCTGATACTTCAAAGTGAAACAACTGAACTTTCCTTGACCCATTTAGAGTGAGCAACATAAAAAAGACACAAGCAGGGCTTAAAACATGCAATATATAATTActtgcaacaaaaacaacaacaacagactttGAATAAAACTTGCTGTGAATTTTTCAACACATGCGTTGAATCGATGGCCTTGTGTTGAATATGATATAGCATATTGTTACATACCTACACTGTGTGTTCGTTGGAGATTACCTGATGTGTGCTGTGGTACTCACCAATGAAGAAAGTGTCTGGAGCCTTTTCACCATTGAGAAGAGACACAGTTTCTGGGTCAAAACGCAGCCACAGTCCCACTGCCAGGACAAATGATCCCATCaactgcagagagagaagagggaaagACCAAAATTacgtttattcaagtgtgctattagtatacttcttttgaacttaaaataagagtatactttttatgtacttcaTATCAGAGatatataaaagtatacttaagtatacttggcttatactgacaagtacacagaaaagtctaagtatacttggcttatacttacaagtatatagaaaagcttttttgttatttcttatatatatataagtaaaaGTCTTATAAGTTTTTGCTACATATGACtacttatttcagaaaaaaatgcataGAAAGCACTAAGAAACACAGACCCAAGTAGTCTACAGTCATACACTGTCTAGACTCACACAGGTTTAATTATAACAGAACCCTAATAAATGCCGACCATAAATGTAATGATCATTAAAATGCCATATGGCTGCAGACAATCTTTATTACAGTCACTAACTATAAAGTAGAAAATCAATTTTCTGTTTCATATCGTGATGAAGCATGTGTGTCTTATCATTTACAACCTGGCTTTAGATCTGACGTCATCGCTGTAAATTGGTTTCAGCATTCATCACAACTCTCTTTTCATCCAGAGCACAACCGTGTAAGTGCATGAAGTTCAGGCCTTAAGAGGGCTTGTTCTTTTGCCATCTCTGAATGTGGTTTTCCACATAAATAAAGCAAATGGAGTCGTGGAGTTTCCACTCTGGCCCTCCACCCTTTGCACTTATGAGCAACAGGAATATAATCTCAATAAGAGTTAGTTaaaaattgaatattttgtGTCAAAAGCATCTTGGATGGAAACCTGTAGATCCCGGCAATGTAAGTTATGTAACTTTGAAACACCCCTTAGCGATTTCTGGCGTCCCAGTAGGGAGAAAATGACCCGCTTGGCTGCGGGCAGCGGTGTGGCACCTTGAGCTTAAACAGGCTCTCCTGTTTGTTTGGAAATGTGGCTCCATGTTGCTCATATTTTCCTTCATCTAAACCGCCGTCAGCATACATCGGACAAAATCATACTCCTTGCAATGCTCTTGCTTTAGcactgcagcaaaaaaaaaggtttattatCAGAGTGGTCAGAAGGCCTTGAAGAAGTAAACGCTTTGTTTTCTTGAGATCTGAGATGCTCTCAAGTGCAGAGACTGTGGTGGGTGCTCTACTGACAGATCAATGCTGAGAGGTTTCAATGATCATTGAGTCCATGACCCCGGAGGATTATCAAGTCTAAAAAACCTTCCGAGCTGAGCTCCAAAACAACAcagtgtctatgtgtgtgtgtgtgtgtgcagagaaataaaatgattCGTCTAAATGGAGAGTATTTAGGAGTGCTTGTCACATGGTCTCTCTGTGTCCTAGATCTCACAATTTAGGTAGACcgctgtttgtttctgtgtcctCAGGCTAAGCGAATTTATTTAGAGAAGCAAACCCCATTGccaagagacaaaaacaaaccatGTCTGTATATTAATCTTACTTTAAGACTTCTTCTTTACCAAATGCACtccaaaaatacatacaatctctctcttctttcattCTTTATCTTCTCATCCTCACTGTCTtcactcctctccttctccactCCGGGTCCACAGGTTATATATTTTACGGCGTCAGTCTGAAGTAAAGCCAGTTGCTCAGTTGTAAAGCATCAGAATAAGACAGGTGTTGGGAAGCCTGCTTCCTCCCAAAACTGAGGATTTAGTGTCCTGCGTGGTGATGTATGTGGACAGCTGAGCTCCTGGGGTTTCAGGATTAGCAGGTCCAAAGTGATAAAGCACATTGAAGTGAAGGCTGCAGATACGCAGACTTACTGAACCAGGCTGGATTAGTGCGGAGAGGGGGCTCTGGATCTGATTAACCCTGGTATTTTATCGGAGCGCCTGATGGTGCGATGGTGTTTGTTGGAGGTGTGAGGGCGAGGACTGCTGCCCACTGAACTCGTGTGGATGTGCACGCGGCGCTAAGAGCTCCCGAGCTAGATGGTGttagtggtggaggaggaggaggaggaggaggaggaggaggaggaggaggagcaggtggTTGTTTCACAGTTGAAAAGAGCTCAGCGCTCAGCCAAACCTCATTACTATTATGGCTACATTTAAAAGCCTTTTCAAAACCAGATGCATCAATGGATACCACACTGATTTTAGAACCAGGGGGGGGGGCTACATCCAACGCTGCAGTAGCTGACATGCTAAGTACATTCTCAACTCACGACTATCCCAAAGGTCCCATTAACCCCCTCACTGCTTACAACCCCCCCCCGCTTCACCCCACCACCACTTTGTCTGCCTTCATTACCCTGACACCAGACACACCCCTCCCTTCTCTTGGCCTCTCGTAACAACCACCCCGCCTCCTGACTTATCTCCATGTATCCCCCCTCCTCTCTACCCCACCTCAcctcgccccccccccccatccgtCCCTCCCAACCTCACCCAAAGGACAAAGACCCACTGTCTCCCTGTGACTATACGTTTTTGGCGCACAATAGGAGGGAAACAGACAATGAaagagaatgaaatgaatgaaaatgagagaATGAAAGAGGGGACgggggaaaggaaaggagagaataagTCGTTGGACGACctatcctcttttttttctttgcctgcaGCATCTTATTCAGAGACTGAGTTGAAACTCCAACTTGTGTACTATATAGGTATAGCCCCTATGTCCTCTTTCTTTCCTAACACCTCTGAGGGTAGTTTTGTACGTCTGGATATTTCCAAACAGGGATGGaaatctctctctgtcagagCTTTATTGAGGTTCTTTTACAGTAACAAGCCCTACTTTTTTAACAGTGCAGTTAAATAGTGTTTTTGTGAGGGGAATTTCCACGAAACAAGGGGCTGAGCTGGCACAGGGCTGTGGTCTTGGTCAGAGACAGTCTGTGGCGCTTTCTAGGTTAGATTTtcaggaaaaacaaattaaagcaATATATGACAGCAAAACGTCTGTGAACTACTTCTTTAAACTCAGCAGTAATTGGTGAGTGATTAAAGCTTGTCAAAAATAGTCTTCTGTCTGGCATATGTTTTGGAAAAACAGATGCAAGCGCACATTAAAAAATGATGGGCAGAAGGAAAGTGTAAATAGGAGGGAGATAATTATGGGTGGAGTAAATCCTATTGTGCTCCGCCACAGGGCGAGGGTGGGGGAGTGGTGGCGCACATCAACCTCCGCAACACAGACAAATGTGTTTGTAGGGCTGAATATTGGAACAATATATACTGTTCATTTTGCTTTTaaagtcagtgcattttaccagaaatcttcaaaatgttGGACGCCTCAAATCAGTCTCCGCACTGTGTATCCGTTTTGAAAGGGAAATAATTTCTTACAATACAGAAATCTGTCTGTTAATCCTTTAGTTAAACAATCTGAtcatacattattttttaaaaacatattctTAATTTTGCTTAGtagattagtttagtttatattactcgacaatgaaaacaaaccaacacaaggctttcatccaggagatcgctgttGGAGTCCCGTGTTCAcgacgttcagtgtcattttcactttacaaacgtagtagttttaagcccaaccatgtcgttttttcctaaacctacctaTAGTGgtcttgttgcctaatcctaaagtgacaccaagggacGTGACAAAGTGTCGGTATGTGGCGatttgggatgagaacgtgttgactACATACTGTAGACCCTGGACTGTATTGTATGTAATTTGCAAGGTAGTTAAACACTACCTGTTTACCTCTGATTTCAATAGATACCTAACAGAGTTATTGAAACTGTCCTCTCCCAACATGGTGTCTGTTATCTATTGGCCATGCCTTTGATAAATCATCCATCCAGGAAATGCAAgcataatcaataatcagtggCCCTGCACCGGACTTGATGCCAGAAGCTTTAAACTGTCTCTGAGCATTCATTTAAACAAGAGAGAAACTTAGTCTTGACACTCACTTTTCGAAATACTTTCATATAGCCCCACATAAGATAATTAACAGTGTTCATGTGTTTAAATGACATCATTTCCTTGCAAttcttttgcataattttagTTTTGAACCAATTTCatctaaatgttttaaaaaaaatctgataatgCAGCATTGTCAgcatcaaaaaataaaatacaaggacaTATTCATTA includes these proteins:
- the LOC141772809 gene encoding tetraspanin-2-like, coding for MSKVEGGMKCVKYLLFVFNFTFWLMGSFVLAVGLWLRFDPETVSLLNGEKAPDTFFIGVYILIGAGSLVMLVGFFGCCGAVRESQCLLGSFFACLLIIFGAEVAAGVFGFLNKEKIIKDVQTFYTTTYNENNNGTLIISYQNVLNCCGTIESPCPDPPADTKDCETGIKEFFNSKLYIIGYVGIGIAGVMIIGMIFSMVLCCAIRNSREVI